The DNA window TTGAATAATGGATGCAAGCAGGACTGGAGCACACATGATTTCCGTGTAGTTGGAGGGCAGTGTTACAGTAAGCCGCTGTGTGTCCCTGACTCTTTACGCACTTTCTGcctctcacagacacacacagattaaTGCAAGAtgttctctccctctctctctgtggatCTCACAGGATACAGTATACAGGATTATTGCTGATAGCGAGCAGCTCGCacgtcacacacacagagaaagtaCGGGACGCTGTGTCTCTGGCTCGTCTCTGGGGGGAAAAAGGTCTGAACTTCTGAGGGCAGGTGCTAACAGCACAGAGTTAAAACCAGAACAAACTGTGTCCTTTGTTTGAAGCTGCAGGGTGCTACAATGCTCCAGCGTACTGaattgcatgtttttgcttttgttttaattctTATCTTGCAGCCTCTTATTAAAATGCATGAGTACACTCAAGGACTAAATAACTTTGCCGTTATAGAGTCATAATCTGCCAGGTTGTGTTACAAGCTTTCAATATGTGATGCAACAGCTCATCCAAGGCTTTTACTGAAGCTGTAGAATGTCTTCAGTTTGTGGGTAGAATCAAAAGTGTGGTTTTAATGCACCTTTTAATTCCCCTTCATTCATATTGAGTTCATTGAGGTCTTGGGTTTGGTCTGTTGTTCAAGGAGGCGTTGTGGCATGAACAGATCTGACTTTTAATCCCTGGTGATGCTTTAAAACCTGTTTAGACATCAGTTGATATCAGTTCATGTCAAAACAACCATGACATCAATACTTTCTAAGTATTATGAAGCCTGTTTGGATCATGTCATGTTCTgcaaactagacacaaaatttaaatatttgcataagttatacagaaataaaactgcTGCTATTTTGCTTTTCTAATCCCTTGAGTTGCTGGATTCCAACTAAAACACAGAGATTTCTAATACTTTTTCTGCGTTAGTGCACAGTGCAGTGCCAGCATGTGCTAACTGCATGAGGTTTATGGATAGAAGTGAACAGTAGATGTTtctaaaatatcaaaatcacagcatgatcataaaatagaagaaatgagaaagaatgtaaaaaaattggttgatttttttattacattttaagatTTTCTTAATTGCAAAAACATTGACAATAAATATacattcacaataaaaatagtTCCGATTGCAACAAAACATTCAAGTGTACTTAGCCATTAGAAAATCTATAATAGATGTAAACAACATTATTTCCCTCCCCAACATTGCACCTCCTGAGCCAAGagtctcttttctctcccctcCCGCATCTGCAAAAGGCAAAACgtcaacaaaacacattttacgcATCGATGCGCGAGTCTCACAAGGTATGAAGCCACATCACACATGAGGCTCTGATTGACAGAACAAGCTAACATTCTCAATCTCATGggcaatatgtgtgtgtgtgtgtttttggcgGTTTAAGCGGACTGCCTGATCCAGTTCAGTGTCTATGGAAACGCAGCGCTGCGCCATAACGCACGACTGCGGCCCCGGCGTCTCCACAACTCCATTGTCAGTTTGAGCGCAGCCGGCAGCACAGGTCGCCTCTCAAGCTGACGCACCAggcttcttttcctttcaaagATTTGTGTTCAGTCTGCACCTCACAGCCAGCTTAGCTGATCACAcatctgtctttgtctttgccCTGACTGCCTCCAATGGCTTTCTCTTTAATGTACATAAGGTCGCTGTGCACGCTGGGCCTCCGGGCGCACGGAGTCACCACGCCGTACGCCTCCCCAATGTCCTTCATCTTCTTGTTTTTCAGAGACTTTCTGTGCAGCATGTCGCAGTACTGCACGGACACTTTTCGGTGAAGGTCGGGGCTCATTTCGTGAGGTAGTTTGGCCAAAGTAAACAGAGTCTGAAACATCTTATCCACGTTCTCATTGCGCTTGGCAGAGATCTCGAAGTACGCGCACTTCTCATCCCCGGCCACTAGTTGCTCGATCTCCTCCTGCTGCACCTCCCGGTAAAACTCTCTGTCGCCTTTGTTCCCGCAGATGACCAGAGGGACGTCGATGTTTTCTTTGATCTTGTTTTTCAGGCATGATTTCGTCTCATAGATTTGCCGCTTGAGCCGCTGCACTTCCTGGAAGGAGTCTCTGTTGTCCAAGCTGAAGACGAGGATGAAGACGTCGCCtgtaggaagaaaaaaaagaatgcttTGGTTAACTTTCTTTGCATTGAACGGGTGTGCATATCAGTAAATAATACAACCCAAAACGCACTGATGCACAGAGCAGCCATGCGCTGAAGGCGCACGGTGCGCACAGTCATTAAATGCTTGCAACAGTTGAAATGCATGATGATCACTGCTTTCTGAATTTGCAGAACTGTTCTATGATGCACAAACAGAATGATACAGATGTGGATAAGTACCTGTCAGAATGGAAAGTCTTCTCATGGCGGGGAAAGGGTGGTTCCCTGATGTATCCAGTATGTCCAGTTGGTAAACCTCTCCCTTGATGCTGTACAGTTTCCTGTGAAAGTCCTCGATGGTCGGCGTGTACTGCTCGTCGAATCTCCCGTTCAGGAACCGGGACACGATGGCAGTTTTCCCAACTTTGGTGGATCCCAAAATCACCATCCTGTAGCAGTTCTTAGCTGGGATGTCAAAATCGCTCTCTGAGGGCGACATTTTCTTAATCATTGTTAAACACGGGTGCTTTTCCTTGGTTAGATGCACGCTGAGTTTGTGCTCGGAGTCACCACTCAGCGACGGGGGTGCCTTTTAGTCAGCGGAGAAGCTGCTGGTCGCTCTGCTGTGCGTTGCTGTCTGGATTTCTGACTGGAACCGCGTATTTAAGCGCGCCGCCTACCCCTCCCCCTGTGCGCGTCACAGCTCAGTCAGTTGGAACTGGCTGCTCCATTGAGCGCAAAGAGAAGCGTACCAAACTCCCACTGGTGCGTCAGTCTGTCATTTCTAATGAAGACAGGCCGGGAATAAGTAACAGAGAGTCCAAAAAACATTGTACCATTAAGGCGAAGATATTGTGAAACTGGAGCTGTGCCTAACAGCAAAACAATAACTTACATGGAATAAGTTAATAATTGATACGTCTTCCGCCTTTTAACCCGGGTTGTTACACTGGGTTAAAATCAGTGACACTTTCTATCAAAACAGACAGCACATTTAAGTCCCTCTAGATTGAGTAAAGCTGGAATTACAAAGCTTAGActgcaaaatgtgttttcacactATTGGGATGCTTGCAAAAATCAAATCATGCAAAACCATAAGACTCAGTTGAACTTCAACAAGCAGAAACAGCCGTTTACCCACCGCTGTCCTATACAAAGTTACATTAATGATTTATTCATTCACATCTTCagtagctgcagcagctgctaaTTCATGTAACCAGGCAGAACTGCAGCAGCTTCAACCACTGCTGCTGAGCATCAAAGGGTTGCAGTTACCAAAGTGGCCAAAAGGGGGCACCCAGGGTACGATTCTATCAGGATGAACAGCTCTACTTACCTGAGGGGGATAAACAACACAGTGGAGtgcttttgtgtctgtctgtgcatgtgtcagCATATAAGCAGATTCCATCTGTTTGCTTCGTTGACTGTCTACAAGAGGGTTTTTTAATCACAGCTGGTGAATGCAAAAAGACATTAAACGGTCAGTCTCCACTGTCATTCATCAGTaatgaaaaacagaagtcaCTACACAGAAGGAAGGTGTGCATATGGAGGTGGGAGCAAAGCTTTGTGTCCAGAAGTGGTTCATTAAAATTGAGTGCATTTCTTGAACTGAGAAGGAGGCAGGGGCAGCTGATTCAAAGGTCTTGGGTTTAAAATGCATTTGCTGTTGTAATGTGGTTCATTCTGTCAGGTGTGACGACTGACGCACAAGCTTAGTGACAGACAGTAATGATGCAGCTTAATGAAAGTTACACTGTGACCTAAGGTTATGGTGATAATGAATTCTCTTGCAGATGTTTCTCTGCAAAGAGACTTACAGTAAATGCATTACTGTCTGATAAGGTTGAAATAAGTGCATAAGTGCATACCACATAAGTAACCGCAGTGCAAGTGTCCTTTCTAGTTCTTAGAAATGAGACATCAGTGTCCAGAATGTAAtgtcaaatgacagaaaagcagtGACTCCACTTTCCTGTTTGTTTCACTGCTGTGGGACCGGAATGCAGAAAGTCTGAGACTGAAATGAGCAACAAGGGATC is part of the Acanthochromis polyacanthus isolate Apoly-LR-REF ecotype Palm Island chromosome 19, KAUST_Apoly_ChrSc, whole genome shotgun sequence genome and encodes:
- the rasd1 gene encoding dexamethasone-induced Ras-related protein 1, whose product is MIKKMSPSESDFDIPAKNCYRMVILGSTKVGKTAIVSRFLNGRFDEQYTPTIEDFHRKLYSIKGEVYQLDILDTSGNHPFPAMRRLSILTGDVFILVFSLDNRDSFQEVQRLKRQIYETKSCLKNKIKENIDVPLVICGNKGDREFYREVQQEEIEQLVAGDEKCAYFEISAKRNENVDKMFQTLFTLAKLPHEMSPDLHRKVSVQYCDMLHRKSLKNKKMKDIGEAYGVVTPCARRPSVHSDLMYIKEKAIGGSQGKDKDRCVIS